The nucleotide sequence CGGTTTTAGTTGAATTGTTTTTTGAAAAGGAAACGGTTTTTAAACAATACTTTCCAGATTTGTTCGTGTATGTAGGACGAATGATTAAACATCCTAAAATTAAATAAATAATTTAATAGATTGACCTTATAACCTGAGTTCGATTAATCAGAACATTGTTAACTGATTTGTTTTTAGTTCATTATATTGTATTGAAGGTTTTTTAGGAAAAAATGAATAAGCAATTAGACCCGAAATAAGGTTTGTAAGAAAGTTTCCAATAGATCTATGTCTTGAATGTTCAATTTGACACATATTTTTCAATTCATCGTTAACTGTTTCAATAACAGAACGTTTTCTCAATAGTATTTTGTCAGACAAGGTCATTAAACAGTTTTTCATATTGTTTTTAAGTTGTGTGATTAGATGAACACCATCAACAAATAATATGTCTGCAATTTTTTTAGAGATATACCCTTTATCTGCAAAGAGTTTTCCGAAAATCCCTTTGAGAAATCCTTCATTTTTAAGAGGTTCACGGTCATCTACATTGGCTTGTGTAATAGTAAAGCTTAGAATTTCACCCTTTTCATTGATAATTAAGTGAAGCTTGAACCCATAGAACCACCCCATAGTGGACTTGCCTACGGTAGCTATATCTTTGAACACTTTATTGTTTTTGATTCGCTTGTTTTTACAAACCCTTACTGGAGTGGAATCAACAAATGAAATACCTGTACAATTGCCCATACAGCAGGTTTTTAAAAACATTGTGAGCGGAAGTATGTTGGATTGCATAAGCTCTGTAAATCTATTGTAAGACACTGTTTTAGGAAACTCAGCTTGCATATGTTTTTGAATATAGAAAATGTAAAAGTGCTTAAAGCATCTGAAACCGCTCAAATGAAAAAGAATCATAATACTTATTATTTCACTGGGTGACATCATTGGGGGTCTTTTAGATTTGTTTCCAATACTGTTTTTTTCAAGAAAAGGAAAAAATTGCTGGCAAAATTCATCAACAAGACAAAAAATTTCTGTAATTTTATCGAAATTAACCATAAGAAATAGTTGTTTAAATATTTAACAATCAGATAATTAAATATACAACTATTTCTTTTTTTATACAATATATTTATCCTAAATAATAATCGAACTCAGGTTTATAAAATCAACTGTAAAAACACTTTCAAACAAAGGCTTTTTTGACTATTTTTGTTTTTTTTAATTTATATTTAATCTAAATAAAAATATGAAGAAAATATTAGCATCCTTAGCTTTAGTTGCATCTTTTGCCGCTAACGCACAGTGTACCACCTTAACAAGTTTGAATGAAAACTTTGATGCTTGGAAAAAAATCGACAAATGTTGGAATGCCGAATCAGGTAAATCAATGCTTTATAGCAGCGAAGGAAAAATCACTTTTTATTCTATGATGAGTTCGGGTGAAAGAATGATCTTGTCAACCCCAAAAATGAAAGCAGGAACGTATAAATTAACGCTTGATATTTCTAAAAATTCGGGTGATGCTTCCTTAGAATTGTTCTCTATCGGTTCTGTTTCTGATGCTAAATCGTATGTGTCCATTTCAAAACCATCGGCAATTACAGGTACTAAAAAATCGTACACGATCAACCTGAAAAACGATACACATTTAGGTTTTAAAGTTCTTTTAAACGGAATACATCAAGCGGTTTACATTGATAATTTGGAGTTGAAAGCCGCAAAATAATTATCAGCTTTATAACGCTTCAAAATACAATCCACTCACCATAACAGGTTGGTGGATTTTTTTTTTTGCATATTTTTTAATAAAACATGCTTTTTATGATTGTAATCATAAGAATTGATGAGAATGTAGGGGTAATTTTGTTTAAAATAAAATTTACAACAATGCTTTCAGATAAACAAAAAGAAATTATACTAAGCACCGTGCCGTTGTTGCGTGCCGGCGGAGTGGCTTTAACTACACACTTTTACAGCCGAATGTTTACGCATCATCCCGAATTAAAAAATCTGTTTAATATGGGAAACCAGCAGTCGGGTAAACAACAAACAGCTTTGGCTATGGCGGTTTTGGCGTATGCAGAAAATATATCCAATCCGGCGGTTTTAATGCCTGCGGTTGATTTAATCGGACACAAGCATACCAGTTTAAATATTCAGCCAGAACAATACCATATTGTTGGTACACATTTACTGGCATCAATCAAAGAAGTTTTACAAGATTTGGCTACCGACGACGTTTTAGACGCTTGGAAAGCGGCTTATGGTCAACTAGCCGAACTGATGATTGGTCATGAAGCGAAAATGTACGAAAGCAAGAAGCAGACAAACGGACAGTGGGTTGGTTGGAAAAATTTTAAAGTTCTTAAGAAAGTACAGGAATCTACAGAAATAACATCGTTTTACTTGGTTGCAGAAGATGGAAGTGCGGTTCCAGATTTTACTCCGGGGCAATACATAAGCGTTCAGGTTTTTCTTCCAAACATCAACCTGCATCAAATAAGACAGTACAGTATTTCATGTGCACCGAATAAGGACTATTTACGAATTTCGGTAAAGCGTGAACGTAACGAAAAGTTGGATATCAACGGAATGATCAGCAACTTTTTGCACGATGAGGTTCACCAAGGAAACGTTGTGGCGATCAGTGCACCGGCAGGAAACTTTACGTTGCAGAATTTGTTCCCTAAAAAAGTATTTATCAGTGGCGGAATTGGTCAAACACCTTTAATGTCTATGTTAGAATCTTTAAATCAATCAACCAAAAGTAATGAATTGGTTTGGATTCATGCTTGCAGAAATGCCGAAGTTCGTGCATTTGCAGACCAAATCGAATCGATCGCTAAAGAAGATCAAAAGCTAAAACAGCATCAGTTTTATGAAGTGGTAAATGAAACCTTGGCTGGAAAAGAGGTTTACGAAGGCATGCTCGATTTTTCTAAAATTGAAAAATGGCAGTTTGATCCAGAAGCCGAATATTATATTTGCGGACCAAAGCCTTTTATTGAAAAAGCAGTGAAAGAACTCACCGATAACAAAATCAATGAAAAGTATATTTTCTTTGAAGAGTTTGGACCCAAATCGATCTAATAAAATTTATAATTTAAAATCAGAGAAGCATTGCTTCTCTTTTTGCGTATATGAACAACAGTATCGTTACAAAGAAAAATATTGTCTGGGTAAAGTGGAGCCGTATTGTGTATTGTGCTGCTTTAGTGGGAATTGTCGTTGGGTTAATAACCTTAATGTTTAAAAATCTAGTCGAAGAATACGAACATTTGCTTTTTAACAAAGCACAGCATTTTAAACTTTTTTTCTTCGTTTTTCCGTTGATCGGTTTGCTGATTATTTATTTTTTAAGAACCTACGTTTTTAGTAATAAAAAGAACAAAGGAATTTCCGAAGTGTTGGAAGCCGTGCGCGAAGCCAAAAAACTACCGCCCTATAAAGTGCCATCGCATTTTTTCAACGGATTTTTAACGGTTATCTTTGGCGGAAGCACCGGTATCGAAGTATCAACCGTGGTGGCAACAGCAGCTTTGGGCGATATGGCATCGCGAAAAGATCCCATCTTTAAAAAATACCGCAAAGAATTTATAGGCTCGGCAATTGCATGCGGTGTTACACTTTTGTTTTGTAGTCCGTTGGCAGGTTTGTTTTTTTCGTATGAAACCATTGGCAGGCAAAAAACAAAAGTTTTTTGGGTAACCCATCTGGTAAGCGTTGGTTTTGCTACATTGATCATTTTCTTAATGAATGTTACACCGGTTTTTAATTTAGGAAATCACGAAACAATTTTTCATTATCAGGCAATTCCGTTTTTTATTGCGTTAAGCGTTTTAGCGGGCTGTTACGGCGTTTACATGACCAAGATCGTAACATTTGTAAAGAAAAGAAACTTTATCGATTTTAATCCGTATTTGCAATTAGTTGCGGGAGGCTTGTTGTTGGGTAGCGCCTTGTTCATTTTTCCGCAATTATACGGCGATGGTTATCATGCAATCCAATCAATCATTCATCATAATACCATTGTTGCGGTGAGTTTTTGGTTGTTGTTGGGCGCGTTATTGTTGAAACCTTTTGCAACCGGGTTTACCTTGAAATTGGGTGGCGATGGCGGTGTTTTTGCTCCAAGTATTTTTGCAGGTGCCATTATGGGAGCATTGATTGGATTCATTGTTCAGAAATATTTTTTTGCCGATGCCCAACTGATTAATTTTGTAGTTTTGGGTGTAGCTTTAACCGTCGCAGCAACATTGCACGCACCGTTTACGGCATTGTTTTTAACCTTTGGTATTTTTAATTCGTATGCGTTGTGGCTGCCTATGGCAATTTTAATTTTTGTTAGTTTTTTTATTTCAAAAAAGATATTTCCCTACACGGTTTATACCTTGGCATTGAAAAAGTAAAATAGGGCAAGAACTCATTATCTTTGTTTTTCATTTAAAATACTATGATTCGTGTTGATTTAATATTAAGCTGTGGCGGAACGTTGCGCGATGTTTCTAAAAACGAACTGATTTTTAAGGCAGGACATTTTCCGTCGTATTATTATCAGGTGGTTGAAGGCAAGGTGAAGATGAACAATTACAGCGACGACGGTAAAGAGTTTATTCAGGAAATTTTTACAGCCGGACGCAGTTTTGGTGAACCGCCTTTGTTTATAAACGAGCCTTATCCCGCAAATGCCATAGCAATTTCAAAAGGCGTTGTTGTGCAAATAAAGAAATCATTGTTTGATGAGATGTTGTACAAATATCCCGAGGTTTCTGTTGAAATAAACCGAAGTCTTGCTCGTCGTTTGTATTATAAATCCATCATGGCACCTGAATTGTCATCGCAAAGTCCAGAAAAACGTTTGCTGAAACTTTTGCATTATCTTAAACAACAAACTCCGGTCAAATTAGAACTTTTTCAGGTGGAATTATCGCGCCAACAATTAGCCGATTTAACTGGCTTGCGCGTAGAAACCGTTATTAGAACCATAAAACACTTGGAAAAACAAGAATACCTTAAAATTATTGAAGGAAAGATTTATTTGGAGTAAATTTTTAGATTTTGAGTGTCGTTTTTTAGTAATTCTTTTCAGTAGTTACTGTCATTAAACCGGTCACTGAGCTCGTGGAAGTGCCGTCAGTTCGAGCTTGTCGAGAACTTTTTCAGCGGTTAATGTCATGCTGAATTGGTCACAGAGCTCCGTCGAAGTGCAGCGTCACACAATAATAATTTTATTATCAGTTTAATAAAAATCTGTGCATCTGTGGTAAATAGATTGCATAGATTTGTATCGTTTTTTAAAATAAAATAGGAATTTTAAAGTTATTATGCTTTATTTGATCTACAAACGCAATAAACCAACAAATTATAATGAAATCGTACACTGTTACAGAAATTAATGATATTTTAAAAGGAACCATTATTGGATCTACCACACAAAATATTACCTATACCGAAGAACTAACCCGCGCAAAAGAATCCCACATTTCTTTTATTGGCAACAAAAAATACGAGAAACTATGGGAAAAATCTGCAGCAAGTGTAGCTGTGGTAAACAAAGATATTTCTATTGAACCCGGCGAAAACAGAGCGTTTATACAAGTAGCCGATGCCGATTTGGCGATGAGTCAAGTTTTAGAGTTATTTGCTTCGCCTATGCCCGAGTTTGCGGTTGACATTCACCCAACAGCGGTAATCGACGATTCTGCAAAAATAGGCAACGGAGTAAAAATAGGTGCAGGTTGTTATGTGGGGCCGCGTACCGAAATTGGCGACGGAACCATCTTGTATCCAAATGTTACCGTTTTAGATGATTGTATTATTGGTAAACAAACCACCATTTGGTCGGGAGTGGTTATTCGCGAACGCAGTAAAATTGGGCATCAGTGCATCATACATCCAAATGCAACTATTGGTGCCGATGGTTTTGGGTTTCGCCCGTGTGCCGAACGTGGTTTGGTGAAAATTCCGCAAATAGGCGATGTAGTCATTGGCAATCAGGTCGAAATCGGTGCAAATGCCTGTGTAGATCGTGGTAAATTCAGTTCTACCATCATTGGCGATGGTTGTAAAATAGACAATCTGGTGCAAATTGGGCATAACAGCGAATTGGGGATGTTTTGTATTATGGCGGGCAACAGCGGTTTGGCAGGTTCGGTTAAACTGGGCAATGGGGTGATTATTGGCGGCAGTGCTTCTATTAAAGACCACACCACCATTGGCGACCGTGCCGTGATTGGTGCAGGATCTGGTGTAACGGGCGATGTAGCAGCCGGCAAAACCATGTTGGGCTATCCGGCGTTAGAAGCACGCGATACCCTGAAACAATGGGCAATTATGAAACGTTTGTTGAATGAGAGTAAGAAGTAGTTTATACAAATGTGGTTTTATAACTTTCTAAATATAAAGCACTCTTCAAATTTTAATCTTCCAAACAAGAAGATTATTGGTGGTTTTTTAAATAAATACTTAGATAATAAGCTTTTAAAGGCAGATTATATAAGAAAATCAGATAACCTCTGGATATCAAATTACAATAAATGTGGTATTAGAAAAATAATAAAATTCACAAATAGAGGTGTAGAAGGAAATATAGTTTTTGGATTAAATTTTGATACAATTTGTAAGGATAAATCTTTGGAAAAGGAATTGTTAAGCAGATTTAAATTCCATCTTTTTGAGTACTCAAGTGTATATTTTAAAAATAGTGATATTTCACTTTGGAACGAATTTTTCTTAAAAAAAACACTTAAGAAATTTTCAGAAAATGAATTAGATAAGATTATAATAGATTTAAATTCTTTATATAATATTAATGATTGTCTTTCTTATTTTAAGCATCAGAAAGACAATGAAGACTATGTAACGCATTATCCAAACCCAGAAAAAATATTGTCATTTTTAAAAAAATATTGAGAAGTTTTAAATGATAAAATTAATAAGCAGAGATTTAGCTTTAGTTAAATACCGAAAATTTCCTTTGTTAGCATACGATGAAACTTTAGACGAAGATATTTTTTATTGTCCAGATTATGTAAGCTTTTATTGGATTAAGTTGAAAGAGGAAAATAATAACGTTTTAATAGAAGAGTTGTTGAAATTATTGAATTTCTTTAACACTAAAGATTTAATATTTCTAGGTCAGATTGATAAGCCTTGGGTTTCAAAACCGATGGCTAAAAGGTTTAGTTTAGCAATTTATAACAAAGCTATACGGTTTTTCAAAAAAAATGGTATTTGGAAAAATTTTAACGGAGCCGTAAAAGTTGAACAGAAAGACTTTAAAGAGTTTTTAACGCATTTTTTTACGCTAACAAAGTTTGAAGCATATTTCTGGGATCATTATTTTTCAGACGATGGTCAAAACTTTCTTTTTTGTATTCACTATTCAGGAGAAGTACAAGTCTTGACTTTAAATGAACAAACAAATAATGTTTTTTTATCCTTTGTAAGGAATACAGAATTCATAGATAGCTTTCGAAAAGATACAGATAGATTATAAACAAAAAAAACTCCCGAATTGCTTCAGGAGTTTTTTATCATATATAATCAAAACAGCATATCCATAAAAAACAGGGGTTTACAATATACTGTTCTACAATTTACATTGTACACAACTTACGCTTCCATATACGCTTCAATAGGTGCACACGAGCAAACAAGGTTTCTGTCACCGTAAGCATCATCCACTCTACGAACACTTGGCCAGAATTTGTTTTCTGCTACATATTCTAACGGATAGGCTGCTTTTTCACGAGAATAAGGGAATTCCCACGTTTCGGCAGTTAACATCGCCAATGTATGCGGTGCATTTTTCAACACGTTGTTGGTGTCTTCAGCGGTTACCGCTTCTATTTCCTTACGGATTGATAGCATGGCATCACAAAAACGATCCAATTCTGCTAAATCTTCCGATTCTGTTGGTTCAATCATCAACGTTCCTGCCACAGGGAAAGAAACCGTAGGTGCGTGGAAACCATAATCCATCAAACGTTTGGCGATATCGGTTACTTCAATACCTTTTGCTTTAAACATACGGCAATCAATAATCATTTCGTGCGCTGCACGTCCGCGTTCTCCAGAATACAATACTTCATAACCTTCGCTTAAACGTGCTTTCATGTAGTTCGCATTCAAGATAGCTGTCATGGTAGATTCTTTTAAACCATCGGCACCCAACATACAGATATATCCATAAGAAATTAAACAAACCAAAGCCGAACCATAAGGCGCCGCCGATATAGCCGATATAGCCTGGTCGCCACCTACTGTAATAACCGGGTTGGTTGGTAAAAATGGTACTAAATGTTTTGCCACACAGATTGGACCAACACCCGGACCACCACCTCCGTGAGGAATTGCAAAGGTTTTGTGTAGATTTAAGTGACACACATCTGCTCCAATACGTGCTGGGTTTGTCAAACCAACTTGTGCGTTCATGTTGGCACCGTCCATATAAACTTGCCCGCCGTTTTCGTGGATCAAACTTGTAATTTCAATAATCGATGATTCATAAACACCATGAGTAGAAGGGTAGGTAATCATTACACAAGATAAATTGTCTTTGTGCAATTCTGCTTTCGCTCTTAAATCTTCCACGTCGATATTTCCTTCTGCGGTGGTTTTGGTAACAACCACTTTCATACCTGCCATTGCTGCCGATGCAGGGTTTGTTCCGTGAGCCGAAGCAGGAATTAACGCAATGTTTCTGTGACCTTCGCCACGAGATTCATGATACGCGCGAATAACCATTAAACCAGCGTATTCACCTTGCGCACCAGAGTTTGGTTGTAACGTAGTACCAGCAAAACCAGTAATTACATTTAATTGTTGCTCTAATTTATGCAACATTTTTAAATAACCTTTGGTTTGATCTGCCGGAGCAAATGGGTGAATGTTATTCCAGCTAGGGTTGCTTAAAGGCAACATTTCTGCTGCTGCATTCAACTTCATGGTACAAGAACCCAAAGAAATCATAGAGTGATTCAATGCTAAGTCTTTGCGCTCTAGTTTTTTGATATAACGCATCAACTGTGATTCTGAATGATAGGTGTTGAACACTTCATGCTCTAAAAATGCTGAGGTTCTTTCTAATTTCACAGGAATCAAAGCTTCTTGAGAAAGTTCGGTAACTGCTGTGAATGATTTTCCGGCTACTTCGGCAAAAATACCGATCACCGTATTGATATCATTGATTGAAATCGTTTCGTTTACAGAAATTGAAACCGTATTTGCATCAACATAATAGAAATTGAATTCTTTTGCTTCGGCAGCTGCTTTCACTTTTGCTGCATCTGCTTTTACTAAAATCGTATCAAAGTATGCATCGTTCAATTGCTCAAAACCTAATTTGGTTAATTCGGTTTCAATAGTAACTGCTTTAGCGTGCGTTTCGTTAGCAATGCGGCGCAATCCTTTTGGTCCGTGATAAACCGCATACATTCCTGCCATAACAGCCAATAAAACTTGTGCAGTACAAATGTTTGATGTTGCTTTTTCGCGTTTAATATGTTGCTCACGGGTTTGTAACGCCATACGCAATGCACGGTTTCCGTTGGTATCTTGCGAAACACCAATGATTCTACCCGGCATTGATCGTTTATATTCTTCTTTAGTAGCAAAGAAACCAGCGTGTGGACCGCCAAAACCTAATGGAATTCCAAAACGCTGTGTGGTTCCCACGACCACATCGGCACCCATCTCACCTGGAGATTTTAGACGCGCTAATGATAAAATATCAGCAGCAACTGCCACTTTTATATCTTTTGAATGTGCTTGGTTGATGAAATCTTCGTAATCGTGTACCTGACCGTATTTACCCGGATACTGTAACATGGCAGCAAAGAAATCGTCTGAAAAATCAAAGTTTTCATGATTGCCCACCACCACTTCAATACCAATTGGGGTAGAACGTGTTTGCAAAACCGATAACGTTTGCGGTAAAATTTCTTCAGAAACAAAGAATTTATTGGCATTGTTTTTCTTTTGATCTCTTGTACGAACATCAAACAACAAAGCCATAGCTTCTGCAGCAGCAGTAGATTCGTCTAATAAAGAAGCATTTGCAATTTCCATTCCCGATAGTTCAATAACAGTGGTTTGAAAATTTAATAAAGCCTCTAAACGTCCTTGTGCGATTTCTGCCTGATAAGGTGTGTAAGCTGTGTACCAGCCTGGGTTTTCGAATATATTTCGTTGAATTACCGCTGGAACAATTGCTTCGTTATAACCCAAACCAATCATCGATTTGAATACTTTATTTTCAGCTCCTAAAGCGGTTGCGTGTGCCAAATAATCATATTCGGTCATGGCAGGATCTAAAACCAGGTCTTTTTCTAAGCGAATTTTGTCTGGAAATGTTTCGTATAACAATTGATCCATATCTTTCACACCCACCGTGCTAAACATGTGTTGTAAGTCGGTTGCTCTGGGGCCAATGTGTCTCAA is from Paenimyroides aestuarii and encodes:
- the hmpA gene encoding NO-inducible flavohemoprotein, translating into MIVIIRIDENVGVILFKIKFTTMLSDKQKEIILSTVPLLRAGGVALTTHFYSRMFTHHPELKNLFNMGNQQSGKQQTALAMAVLAYAENISNPAVLMPAVDLIGHKHTSLNIQPEQYHIVGTHLLASIKEVLQDLATDDVLDAWKAAYGQLAELMIGHEAKMYESKKQTNGQWVGWKNFKVLKKVQESTEITSFYLVAEDGSAVPDFTPGQYISVQVFLPNINLHQIRQYSISCAPNKDYLRISVKRERNEKLDINGMISNFLHDEVHQGNVVAISAPAGNFTLQNLFPKKVFISGGIGQTPLMSMLESLNQSTKSNELVWIHACRNAEVRAFADQIESIAKEDQKLKQHQFYEVVNETLAGKEVYEGMLDFSKIEKWQFDPEAEYYICGPKPFIEKAVKELTDNKINEKYIFFEEFGPKSI
- the lpxD gene encoding UDP-3-O-(3-hydroxymyristoyl)glucosamine N-acyltransferase; translated protein: MKSYTVTEINDILKGTIIGSTTQNITYTEELTRAKESHISFIGNKKYEKLWEKSAASVAVVNKDISIEPGENRAFIQVADADLAMSQVLELFASPMPEFAVDIHPTAVIDDSAKIGNGVKIGAGCYVGPRTEIGDGTILYPNVTVLDDCIIGKQTTIWSGVVIRERSKIGHQCIIHPNATIGADGFGFRPCAERGLVKIPQIGDVVIGNQVEIGANACVDRGKFSSTIIGDGCKIDNLVQIGHNSELGMFCIMAGNSGLAGSVKLGNGVIIGGSASIKDHTTIGDRAVIGAGSGVTGDVAAGKTMLGYPALEARDTLKQWAIMKRLLNESKK
- the gcvP gene encoding aminomethyl-transferring glycine dehydrogenase: MKTNAFALRHIGPRATDLQHMFSTVGVKDMDQLLYETFPDKIRLEKDLVLDPAMTEYDYLAHATALGAENKVFKSMIGLGYNEAIVPAVIQRNIFENPGWYTAYTPYQAEIAQGRLEALLNFQTTVIELSGMEIANASLLDESTAAAEAMALLFDVRTRDQKKNNANKFFVSEEILPQTLSVLQTRSTPIGIEVVVGNHENFDFSDDFFAAMLQYPGKYGQVHDYEDFINQAHSKDIKVAVAADILSLARLKSPGEMGADVVVGTTQRFGIPLGFGGPHAGFFATKEEYKRSMPGRIIGVSQDTNGNRALRMALQTREQHIKREKATSNICTAQVLLAVMAGMYAVYHGPKGLRRIANETHAKAVTIETELTKLGFEQLNDAYFDTILVKADAAKVKAAAEAKEFNFYYVDANTVSISVNETISINDINTVIGIFAEVAGKSFTAVTELSQEALIPVKLERTSAFLEHEVFNTYHSESQLMRYIKKLERKDLALNHSMISLGSCTMKLNAAAEMLPLSNPSWNNIHPFAPADQTKGYLKMLHKLEQQLNVITGFAGTTLQPNSGAQGEYAGLMVIRAYHESRGEGHRNIALIPASAHGTNPASAAMAGMKVVVTKTTAEGNIDVEDLRAKAELHKDNLSCVMITYPSTHGVYESSIIEITSLIHENGGQVYMDGANMNAQVGLTNPARIGADVCHLNLHKTFAIPHGGGGPGVGPICVAKHLVPFLPTNPVITVGGDQAISAISAAPYGSALVCLISYGYICMLGADGLKESTMTAILNANYMKARLSEGYEVLYSGERGRAAHEMIIDCRMFKAKGIEVTDIAKRLMDYGFHAPTVSFPVAGTLMIEPTESEDLAELDRFCDAMLSIRKEIEAVTAEDTNNVLKNAPHTLAMLTAETWEFPYSREKAAYPLEYVAENKFWPSVRRVDDAYGDRNLVCSCAPIEAYMEA
- a CDS encoding IS982 family transposase, whose product is MVNFDKITEIFCLVDEFCQQFFPFLEKNSIGNKSKRPPMMSPSEIISIMILFHLSGFRCFKHFYIFYIQKHMQAEFPKTVSYNRFTELMQSNILPLTMFLKTCCMGNCTGISFVDSTPVRVCKNKRIKNNKVFKDIATVGKSTMGWFYGFKLHLIINEKGEILSFTITQANVDDREPLKNEGFLKGIFGKLFADKGYISKKIADILFVDGVHLITQLKNNMKNCLMTLSDKILLRKRSVIETVNDELKNMCQIEHSRHRSIGNFLTNLISGLIAYSFFPKKPSIQYNELKTNQLTMF
- a CDS encoding chloride channel protein; this encodes MFKNLVEEYEHLLFNKAQHFKLFFFVFPLIGLLIIYFLRTYVFSNKKNKGISEVLEAVREAKKLPPYKVPSHFFNGFLTVIFGGSTGIEVSTVVATAALGDMASRKDPIFKKYRKEFIGSAIACGVTLLFCSPLAGLFFSYETIGRQKTKVFWVTHLVSVGFATLIIFLMNVTPVFNLGNHETIFHYQAIPFFIALSVLAGCYGVYMTKIVTFVKKRNFIDFNPYLQLVAGGLLLGSALFIFPQLYGDGYHAIQSIIHHNTIVAVSFWLLLGALLLKPFATGFTLKLGGDGGVFAPSIFAGAIMGALIGFIVQKYFFADAQLINFVVLGVALTVAATLHAPFTALFLTFGIFNSYALWLPMAILIFVSFFISKKIFPYTVYTLALKK
- a CDS encoding Crp/Fnr family transcriptional regulator, with product MIRVDLILSCGGTLRDVSKNELIFKAGHFPSYYYQVVEGKVKMNNYSDDGKEFIQEIFTAGRSFGEPPLFINEPYPANAIAISKGVVVQIKKSLFDEMLYKYPEVSVEINRSLARRLYYKSIMAPELSSQSPEKRLLKLLHYLKQQTPVKLELFQVELSRQQLADLTGLRVETVIRTIKHLEKQEYLKIIEGKIYLE